One Deltaproteobacteria bacterium genomic window carries:
- a CDS encoding VacJ family lipoprotein produces the protein MRTLETIIRILRILFAMPLVVGTVCVPAAFAASNPSSAAAAPSDHDPIEPFNRAIFWFNDHVDMYVLEPVAKGYDAITPKRVQQCLTNFFLNLRFPIVAVNDLLQAKFVPTASDVGRFTVNTTVGLAGFFDPASDWGLEQHDEDFGQTLGYWGVPAGPFLMLPLWGPSNIRDTVGLAGDSAAAVYPWFIPFYYSGGARVVSTVNGRAQVLKEVSEVREASVDYYVAVRNAYSQHRDELINDRAGMSQQEQEDLYSVDTNGGN, from the coding sequence ATGCGCACACTCGAGACCATCATCCGAATCCTGCGAATCCTGTTCGCCATGCCGCTCGTGGTCGGAACGGTGTGCGTACCTGCCGCGTTCGCCGCGTCCAACCCGTCGTCCGCCGCCGCCGCCCCGTCCGACCACGATCCAATTGAGCCATTCAATCGCGCAATCTTCTGGTTCAACGATCACGTCGACATGTACGTGCTGGAGCCGGTGGCGAAAGGCTACGACGCGATCACCCCGAAACGAGTGCAACAGTGCCTGACGAACTTCTTTTTGAACCTGCGCTTTCCGATCGTGGCGGTCAATGATTTGCTGCAGGCCAAGTTCGTGCCCACCGCTTCTGACGTAGGCCGATTTACGGTCAACACGACGGTGGGTCTCGCCGGTTTTTTTGATCCAGCGAGCGACTGGGGGCTGGAACAGCACGATGAGGACTTCGGTCAAACCCTTGGCTACTGGGGCGTGCCCGCCGGGCCGTTTCTCATGCTGCCGTTGTGGGGTCCGTCGAACATTCGCGACACCGTCGGGTTGGCGGGTGATTCGGCCGCCGCGGTCTATCCGTGGTTCATTCCGTTCTACTACAGCGGTGGGGCGCGAGTGGTGAGCACCGTGAACGGCCGCGCGCAGGTGCTGAAGGAAGTCAGCGAAGTCAGAGAGGCGTCGGTTGATTACTACGTGGCGGTGCGCAACGCCTACAGCCAGCATCGCGACGAACTGATCAACGACCGCGCCGGCATGTCGCAACAAGAGCAAGAAGATTTGTACAGCGTCGACACCAACGGAGGGAATTGA
- the mlaD gene encoding outer membrane lipid asymmetry maintenance protein MlaD, whose translation MSRSPTRDFIVGLFVVAGLGAIAYLSMNVGGYTFRSDGGLTLFAAFDQTGGLKARAPVVIAGVRVGQVDSIALDTNFRARAKLNLESTLKLPVDTSASIVTAGLLGDRYISLQLGGEERYLQPGDEITMTESAVILERLIGKLIHSTDVQKPE comes from the coding sequence ATGAGTCGTTCACCCACCCGGGATTTCATCGTTGGTTTGTTCGTGGTCGCTGGCCTCGGCGCCATCGCGTACCTGTCGATGAACGTCGGCGGCTACACGTTTCGCAGTGACGGCGGGCTGACGTTGTTTGCCGCCTTCGATCAGACCGGCGGCCTCAAGGCGCGCGCCCCCGTCGTCATCGCCGGCGTCCGCGTCGGCCAAGTCGACTCGATTGCGCTCGATACCAACTTCCGTGCGCGCGCCAAGCTGAACCTCGAGAGCACCCTCAAGTTGCCGGTCGACACGTCGGCTTCGATCGTCACCGCGGGCTTGCTGGGCGATCGCTACATCTCGTTGCAACTCGGCGGGGAAGAGCGCTACCTGCAGCCGGGTGACGAGATCACCATGACCGAGTCGGCGGTTATCCTCGAACGCCTGATCGGCAAACTGATTCACAGCACGGACGTACAGAAGCCGGAGTAA
- a CDS encoding ABC transporter permease, which produces MIGFVRDLGYAVLHFIDHLGKLTIFTGQIVRALVTPPVRVRVFVAELFNLGVLSLVIICVCGLAVGMVLGLQGYNTLVRFGAENSLGAVVGLSLIRELGPVLTALLTTGRAGSATTAEIGTMVATEQLDGLRMMSVNPIHLVVMPKTMAMICVMPLLSALFIVFGLAGGYFVGVNLMGVDGGTYIASLQSAVDYYDDVAGSLLKALVFGVLVGLIATYRGYTCAPTSAGVSSATTSTVVIGSVSVLIFDYFITALWGV; this is translated from the coding sequence ATGATCGGCTTCGTGCGCGACCTCGGCTACGCGGTGCTGCACTTCATCGACCACCTCGGCAAGCTCACTATCTTCACTGGCCAAATCGTGCGCGCGCTGGTCACGCCACCGGTCCGCGTGCGGGTGTTCGTAGCGGAGTTGTTCAACCTCGGAGTCCTGTCGCTGGTGATCATCTGCGTGTGCGGGCTGGCCGTCGGCATGGTGCTCGGGCTGCAAGGCTACAATACCCTGGTCCGGTTCGGCGCGGAGAACTCACTCGGCGCAGTGGTCGGATTGAGTCTGATTCGCGAGCTTGGCCCGGTGCTCACCGCCTTGTTGACCACCGGTCGCGCCGGCTCGGCCACCACCGCCGAGATCGGTACCATGGTGGCCACAGAACAACTCGATGGCTTGCGTATGATGTCGGTCAACCCGATCCACCTGGTGGTGATGCCGAAAACGATGGCGATGATCTGCGTGATGCCGCTGCTGTCGGCGCTATTCATTGTGTTCGGGCTGGCAGGCGGGTATTTCGTCGGCGTGAACCTGATGGGAGTAGATGGTGGCACCTACATCGCGAGCTTGCAGTCGGCGGTCGACTACTACGATGACGTCGCCGGCAGTCTGCTCAAGGCGCTGGTGTTCGGTGTGTTGGTGGGATTGATCGCCACGTATCGCGGCTACACCTGCGCGCCGACTTCGGCCGGGGTCAGCTCGGCGACGACGTCGACCGTGGTGATCGGATCGGTGTCGGTGCTGATCTTCGACTACTTCATCACGGCGTTGTGGGGAGTGTAA
- a CDS encoding ATP-binding cassette domain-containing protein, giving the protein MNRSAKDDAHVTFTGVDMAFDDRPVLRGLSCRFPRGQISVILGGSGSGKTTVLRLIGGLVHPQRGSIVVAGHDISQLSETQMYVVRAKLGMMFQGGALLDSLTIFDNLAFPLREHTRMGEAEIVAEVHANLAAVGLSGVDDLLPGQLSGGMIKRAALARAIITHPEILLVDEPFSGLDPISVKRIEALLYRINRERHITMLVSSHHIPSTMRMADQVVLLLPEGPVAGSPAELQRSADPRVAGFLNEEREEEPRPETPGAIHEGAAP; this is encoded by the coding sequence ATGAATCGCAGCGCTAAAGACGACGCCCACGTCACCTTCACCGGCGTCGACATGGCGTTCGACGATCGGCCGGTGCTACGCGGCCTGTCGTGCCGCTTTCCGCGCGGCCAGATCTCGGTGATCCTTGGCGGCAGCGGTTCGGGCAAGACCACGGTACTGCGGCTGATCGGCGGTCTCGTGCATCCGCAGCGCGGGAGCATCGTGGTGGCGGGCCATGACATCAGTCAGCTCTCCGAAACCCAGATGTACGTCGTGCGCGCCAAGCTCGGCATGATGTTCCAGGGCGGCGCGTTGCTCGACTCGCTCACGATCTTCGATAACCTGGCCTTTCCGTTGCGCGAGCATACGCGTATGGGCGAAGCGGAGATCGTGGCGGAAGTTCACGCCAACCTCGCCGCCGTCGGGTTGTCGGGCGTCGACGACCTTCTGCCCGGACAACTCTCCGGCGGCATGATCAAGCGCGCGGCGTTGGCGCGCGCCATTATCACCCATCCCGAAATCCTGCTGGTCGACGAGCCGTTCTCCGGCCTTGACCCGATTTCGGTGAAACGCATCGAGGCCCTGCTGTATCGCATCAACCGCGAGCGGCACATCACGATGTTGGTGTCTTCGCATCACATCCCTTCGACGATGCGGATGGCCGATCAAGTGGTGCTGCTGCTGCCCGAGGGACCGGTGGCCGGCTCGCCCGCCGAACTGCAGCGCAGCGCCGACCCGCGCGTCGCCGGCTTTCTCAACGAAGAGCGCGAAGAAGAGCCGCGGCCGGAAACGCCGGGCGCAATACACGAGGGAGCCGCTCCATGA
- a CDS encoding universal stress protein: MPMTLKRILVPVDFSDTSLQALDYAIEFGKPFKAEFIVVFVVEPVYYATPADLYGPVAGLNVLIDEQRRIGREQLTRLAADLKKRRIVARTILQTGTAYQIIVDTAKRLKADLIVMATHGRSGLSHVLLGSVAERVVRSAACPVLTVRGANKKVRSRRGGRR, encoded by the coding sequence CTGCCTATGACGCTCAAACGCATTCTGGTGCCGGTGGACTTTTCCGACACGTCGCTGCAAGCGCTCGACTATGCCATCGAATTTGGCAAGCCGTTCAAGGCCGAGTTCATCGTGGTCTTCGTCGTCGAGCCGGTCTACTACGCGACGCCAGCCGACCTCTACGGGCCGGTGGCGGGCTTGAACGTGCTGATCGACGAGCAGCGCCGCATTGGCCGCGAACAGTTGACGCGCCTGGCTGCCGATTTGAAGAAGCGTCGGATCGTGGCTCGCACGATCCTGCAGACTGGCACGGCGTACCAAATCATTGTCGACACCGCCAAGCGTCTGAAGGCGGATCTGATCGTGATGGCGACGCACGGGCGCAGCGGCCTGTCGCACGTGCTGCTCGGCAGCGTCGCCGAGCGCGTCGTGCGCAGCGCCGCGTGTCCGGTGTTGACCGTGCGTGGAGCCAACAAGAAAGTGCGCTCTCGCCGAGGTGGGCGGCGCTAG
- a CDS encoding phosphotransferase family protein, whose protein sequence is MAIGDQRDFEHTRTQLTAWLARQLPAARDLAVSDLHAPGMGFSNETLLFDLTYRDGSAERREPLVVRFKPATQIFPEYDLGLQYRVMQLLAPTNVPVPRMRWQEPDPAVLGSSFYVMDRIAGIVPPDQPSYHAADVCTELTPAQRATLWWDGLEVMTRIHQLDWRAAGFGFLDAPRWGRTPLAQQLGYYDHYLNWATNGAAHPTCDPALAWLRDHQPSNEPVSLCWGDSRIGNMLFDNCRCVAVLDWEMVTLGNPEQDLAWWLFLDWHHSAGLGIERLEGFPTREETIARYEALMQRPVEHASYYEVFAAFRFAVIMIRVAHLTAAAGLSTDPNFAVNNIPSCRLAHLLGLPIPA, encoded by the coding sequence ATGGCGATCGGTGATCAACGAGACTTCGAGCACACGCGCACGCAACTGACCGCGTGGCTGGCGCGCCAGTTACCGGCGGCACGTGACCTGGCGGTCTCGGACTTGCACGCACCGGGGATGGGCTTTTCGAACGAGACGCTGTTGTTCGATCTCACCTATCGCGACGGCAGCGCCGAGCGCCGCGAGCCGTTGGTGGTGCGCTTCAAGCCGGCGACGCAGATCTTTCCGGAATACGATCTTGGCTTGCAGTATCGCGTCATGCAGTTGCTGGCGCCGACCAACGTGCCGGTGCCCCGCATGCGTTGGCAGGAGCCCGACCCGGCTGTGCTCGGCAGCAGTTTCTACGTGATGGACCGCATCGCCGGCATCGTGCCGCCGGATCAACCGAGCTACCACGCGGCCGATGTCTGTACCGAGCTCACCCCCGCGCAGCGCGCGACGCTGTGGTGGGACGGCCTCGAAGTCATGACCCGCATCCACCAGCTCGACTGGCGCGCCGCCGGCTTCGGCTTCCTCGACGCGCCGCGGTGGGGCCGCACGCCGCTCGCGCAGCAACTCGGCTACTATGACCACTACCTCAACTGGGCGACCAATGGCGCCGCCCATCCCACCTGTGATCCCGCGCTCGCCTGGCTCCGCGACCATCAGCCCAGCAACGAGCCGGTGAGCCTGTGTTGGGGCGACTCGCGCATCGGCAACATGCTGTTCGACAACTGCCGCTGCGTCGCCGTCCTCGATTGGGAGATGGTGACCCTCGGCAATCCCGAACAAGACCTGGCGTGGTGGCTCTTCCTCGATTGGCACCACAGCGCCGGCCTCGGCATCGAGCGCCTGGAAGGATTTCCGACCCGCGAGGAAACCATCGCACGCTACGAGGCGCTGATGCAGCGCCCCGTCGAGCACGCGTCCTACTACGAAGTGTTCGCGGCATTCCGTTTCGCCGTGATCATGATCCGCGTCGCGCATCTGACCGCGGCCGCGGGATTGTCGACCGATCCGAACTTCGCCGTCAACAACATCCCGAGCTGTCGCTTGGCCCACTTGCTCGGGCTGCCCATCCCCGCGTGA
- a CDS encoding tyrosine-protein phosphatase produces MQRVIELEGCLNFRDLGGYPTVDGRTVRWRQLFRSDALHLLSAADIARVRDELRIGDVIDLRSSAEIRSDGRGPLGSEPIRFHHLPLFDGDTRRGGEESAAYTLADRYVLLAEFAKDAIARVLTTLAETDAPAVYHCAAGKDRTGVISAVLLGVLGVKDEIIVADYAATQENLDAIIERLMASEGYQTMLSALPPDTLHAQPETMITLLARVRERYGSMRDYARAAGVSDASIHRLEARLLGDQG; encoded by the coding sequence GTGCAACGCGTCATCGAGCTCGAGGGCTGCCTCAACTTTCGCGATCTGGGCGGCTACCCGACGGTAGATGGTCGCACCGTTCGCTGGCGTCAATTGTTTCGCAGCGATGCGTTGCACCTGCTCAGCGCGGCCGACATCGCGCGCGTGCGCGACGAGCTGCGCATCGGCGACGTGATCGATCTGCGCTCGAGTGCGGAAATCCGCAGCGATGGCCGCGGGCCATTGGGCAGCGAGCCGATCCGCTTCCATCACCTGCCGCTGTTCGACGGCGACACCCGCCGCGGCGGCGAAGAGTCCGCCGCATACACGTTGGCCGATCGCTATGTCCTCCTCGCCGAGTTCGCCAAGGACGCCATCGCGCGCGTGCTCACCACGCTGGCCGAGACCGACGCGCCTGCGGTCTATCACTGCGCCGCGGGCAAGGACCGCACCGGCGTAATTTCGGCCGTGCTGCTCGGCGTGCTCGGGGTCAAAGACGAGATCATCGTCGCCGACTACGCCGCGACGCAGGAGAACCTCGACGCCATCATCGAGCGCTTGATGGCGAGCGAAGGCTATCAAACCATGCTCAGCGCCCTGCCGCCCGATACCCTACACGCGCAACCCGAAACCATGATCACCCTGCTCGCACGCGTGCGCGAGCGCTACGGTTCAATGCGCGACTACGCCCGCGCCGCCGGCGTGAGCGACGCGAGCATCCACCGTCTCGAAGCGCGGCTGCTTGGCGATCAGGGATAA
- a CDS encoding cytochrome P450, producing the protein MHADSTQEIPPDFSFNPFDEATRRDPFPLYARARREQPVYAHTEFPIVSVFRYADIQAILKDPVTWSNKFPPPPGIDPTMFPEPSMLGQDPPQHTRLRGLVNQAFTPRIIRRLESRMHEIANELLDRALEQGEVDLIQALTYPLPVTVIAEIIGVPAEDREQFKQWSDAAVENLGNLLFVPPAPEQMVEFRRRFDQMRGYFITLAEERRRQPREDLLTGLVQAEVEGSKLTHEEMLQMLVLLLVAGNETTTTLIGNAALTLIEHPEALARLRAEPDLLPSAIEEVLRYSSPVQMDPRVATRRVELHGHTIEPGRFVVSWLGSANRDEEMFANGERFDIAREENRHLAFGFGTHYCLGANLARLEAQVAIGTLLKRTRSFERTTSELLPLHPSIVFRAVTKLPLRLYP; encoded by the coding sequence ATGCACGCAGATTCAACCCAAGAGATTCCACCCGACTTCAGTTTCAACCCGTTCGATGAAGCCACGCGGCGCGATCCGTTTCCGCTCTACGCGCGAGCGCGACGCGAGCAGCCGGTGTATGCGCACACGGAGTTTCCGATCGTGTCGGTGTTTCGCTACGCCGACATCCAGGCGATCTTGAAGGATCCGGTGACCTGGTCGAACAAGTTTCCGCCCCCGCCCGGCATCGACCCGACGATGTTCCCCGAACCGAGCATGCTCGGACAGGATCCGCCGCAGCACACGCGATTGCGCGGCTTGGTCAACCAGGCGTTCACGCCGCGCATCATTCGCCGACTCGAGTCGCGCATGCACGAGATCGCCAACGAGTTACTCGATCGCGCGCTCGAGCAGGGCGAAGTCGACTTGATTCAGGCGCTCACCTATCCGTTACCCGTCACGGTGATCGCCGAGATCATCGGCGTACCGGCGGAAGACCGCGAGCAGTTCAAACAATGGTCGGACGCCGCGGTGGAGAACTTGGGCAATTTGCTGTTCGTTCCGCCCGCCCCCGAACAGATGGTCGAGTTTCGCCGGCGCTTCGATCAGATGCGCGGCTACTTCATCACGCTGGCCGAGGAACGGCGGCGCCAGCCGCGTGAAGATCTGCTGACGGGTCTCGTGCAGGCCGAAGTCGAGGGCTCCAAGCTGACGCACGAGGAGATGCTGCAGATGCTGGTACTGCTTCTCGTGGCCGGCAACGAGACCACGACGACGCTGATCGGCAACGCCGCGCTGACGTTGATCGAACACCCGGAGGCGCTGGCGCGCCTGCGCGCGGAGCCCGATCTGCTGCCGTCGGCGATCGAGGAAGTCTTGCGCTACTCGTCACCGGTGCAGATGGATCCACGGGTCGCCACGCGCCGCGTCGAGCTCCACGGCCACACCATCGAACCGGGTCGGTTCGTCGTCAGCTGGCTCGGCTCCGCCAATCGCGACGAAGAGATGTTCGCCAACGGCGAACGCTTCGACATCGCGCGCGAAGAGAATCGCCACCTCGCGTTTGGCTTCGGCACCCACTACTGCCTGGGCGCCAACCTCGCCCGCCTCGAAGCCCAAGTCGCCATCGGCACGCTGCTCAAACGCACGCGCAGCTTCGAGCGCACGACGAGCGAGCTGCTGCCGCTGCATCCCAGCATCGTCTTCCGCGCGGTGACGAAGTTGCCACTGCGCCTTTATCCCTGA
- a CDS encoding TlpA family protein disulfide reductase, giving the protein MPVWQGLYEELKGHGFVVITVALDKTADDARPFIETAAPTHPSLIDTDHVVADLYDFVNVPTVVWIDEQGRIVRPNDVAFGSDQFKDLHGIESAPHHAALRAWVTRNKIPFTPEQARERQMLPTNEVQLARAEFTLAWHLHQAGKTDAAERHFVRAGELAPHDFTIRRGSMPIRGLDPMGAPFAELYMEWQQAGRPYYVPLK; this is encoded by the coding sequence TTGCCGGTCTGGCAAGGTCTGTACGAAGAACTGAAGGGTCACGGCTTTGTGGTGATCACGGTGGCGCTCGACAAGACCGCGGACGATGCGCGCCCGTTCATCGAGACGGCGGCACCGACGCATCCAAGCTTGATCGACACTGACCACGTGGTGGCCGACCTCTACGACTTCGTCAACGTGCCGACGGTAGTGTGGATCGACGAGCAGGGACGCATCGTGCGGCCCAACGACGTGGCGTTCGGCAGCGATCAGTTCAAAGATCTCCACGGGATCGAATCGGCGCCGCATCATGCCGCGTTGCGCGCGTGGGTGACGCGGAACAAGATCCCGTTCACCCCCGAGCAAGCGCGCGAGCGGCAGATGTTGCCGACCAACGAGGTACAATTGGCGCGTGCCGAATTCACCCTCGCGTGGCACTTGCATCAAGCGGGCAAGACCGACGCGGCCGAGCGCCACTTCGTGCGCGCCGGCGAGCTGGCACCGCACGACTTCACCATCCGCCGCGGCTCGATGCCGATCCGCGGCCTCGACCCGATGGGCGCGCCCTTCGCCGAGCTCTACATGGAGTGGCAGCAAGCCGGGCGACCGTACTACGTGCCGCTGAAGTAG
- a CDS encoding nuclear transport factor 2 family protein — MPSPSDAVVQELLDRAHIRDVILRYARGIDRREWELVAACFVPGAMTDYLFVPPAPIEQVIPAIRDALTRFASTMHTMGNQLIDLTGDCARSETYAICYHRIDGAPEPQLFTVGMKYFDELARDANRWRISKRAVTFEWQTTAPLGAPPRTVAR; from the coding sequence ATGCCGAGCCCGAGCGATGCCGTCGTGCAAGAATTACTCGACCGCGCCCACATCCGCGATGTGATCCTGCGCTACGCGCGCGGCATCGACCGGCGCGAGTGGGAACTGGTCGCCGCCTGCTTCGTGCCGGGGGCGATGACAGACTACCTGTTCGTGCCGCCGGCACCGATCGAGCAAGTGATCCCCGCCATCCGCGACGCCCTCACGCGCTTCGCCAGCACGATGCACACGATGGGCAACCAACTCATCGACCTGACGGGCGACTGCGCTCGCAGTGAGACCTACGCCATCTGCTACCACCGCATCGACGGCGCCCCCGAACCGCAACTGTTCACGGTCGGCATGAAGTATTTCGACGAACTGGCGCGCGATGCCAATCGCTGGCGCATCAGCAAGCGGGCAGTGACCTTCGAGTGGCAAACCACGGCGCCGCTCGGGGCGCCACCGCGCACGGTGGCGCGCTAG
- a CDS encoding SDR family oxidoreductase has product MTPRFTDRIAYVTGAASGIGRATAQAFAAAGAKVFAVDVNEAGLAETRAAIKQAGGNAASSVCDVASMESVRVSIDDAVRAFGGVDTLINAAGVGRALRLEEIDEAEWQRVIGVNLNGAFHTTKSALPHLLAHPRPVIVNVASTAAMRGQAYASHYAASKAALLNFTRSIALEFATRGMRANCVCPGSVRTAIIQHFIPRDDFEPQLINYIRTPVPRQLFEPEQVAQVIAFLASDEAGMINGVALLADGGTLA; this is encoded by the coding sequence ATGACTCCTCGTTTCACCGATCGCATCGCCTACGTCACCGGCGCCGCCTCCGGCATCGGTCGCGCCACTGCGCAGGCGTTTGCCGCGGCCGGCGCCAAGGTGTTTGCCGTCGACGTGAACGAGGCGGGTCTGGCCGAGACGCGGGCGGCTATCAAACAAGCCGGCGGTAACGCGGCGAGTAGCGTGTGTGACGTTGCTTCGATGGAATCGGTACGCGTATCGATTGACGATGCGGTGCGCGCGTTCGGTGGCGTGGACACTCTTATCAACGCCGCGGGTGTCGGTCGCGCACTGCGGCTCGAAGAGATCGACGAAGCCGAGTGGCAGCGGGTCATCGGCGTGAATCTCAACGGCGCATTCCACACTACCAAGTCGGCACTGCCACACCTTCTCGCGCACCCGCGGCCGGTGATCGTCAACGTCGCCTCGACCGCCGCGATGCGCGGCCAAGCGTACGCCTCGCACTACGCGGCGTCGAAGGCCGCCCTGCTCAACTTCACGCGCTCGATCGCGCTGGAGTTCGCCACCCGCGGCATGCGCGCCAACTGCGTCTGCCCCGGCTCGGTGCGCACCGCGATCATTCAGCACTTCATCCCGCGCGACGATTTCGAGCCGCAGCTCATCAACTACATCCGCACGCCGGTGCCGCGGCAGTTGTTCGAGCCCGAGCAGGTCGCGCAAGTGATCGCCTTCCTGGCCTCCGACGAGGCGGGCATGATCAACGGCGTCGCCTTGCTCGCCGACGGTGGTACGTTGGCGTGA
- a CDS encoding DUF971 domain-containing protein — protein MPAPSLPGRTRPTEIRHVHERALVRITWSDGHVGEYPYAFLRGWCPCAGCQGHGNDQHFLSVPDAVLTGIQAVGNYALSFTWAGGHDTGIYSYAYLRKLCPCAECIAARPLTPAHDS, from the coding sequence ATGCCTGCACCCAGCCTTCCCGGTCGTACGCGGCCTACCGAGATCCGTCATGTGCACGAGCGGGCCCTCGTGCGCATCACCTGGAGCGATGGCCACGTCGGCGAGTATCCGTACGCCTTTCTGCGCGGATGGTGCCCCTGTGCGGGATGCCAGGGGCACGGCAACGATCAACATTTCTTGAGTGTCCCCGACGCCGTGCTCACGGGTATCCAAGCCGTAGGCAATTACGCGCTGAGCTTCACCTGGGCGGGCGGGCACGACACGGGCATCTATTCGTACGCGTACCTACGCAAGTTGTGTCCCTGCGCGGAATGTATCGCCGCACGCCCACTCACTCCGGCTCACGACTCCTGA
- a CDS encoding DinB family protein, giving the protein MPTPTYSIVCHELHAARQHLYDLVRPLSQDELWWLPPRADGVCVSYHFGHIALVEDEHVAPAAEKPPLAPAEFRDLFGAHNANNSHIRLPSGAEIVAYMQTVRERTLLVLALRFRAIHDDDEAIAASELFRGLINHEYSHTKYIRRICAEMHQPPVEAPASELVVADESAVASPQYRIGHW; this is encoded by the coding sequence GTGCCCACACCGACCTACAGCATTGTGTGCCACGAGTTACACGCCGCGCGGCAGCACCTGTACGACTTGGTCCGGCCGCTTTCGCAAGACGAGTTATGGTGGCTGCCGCCGCGAGCCGACGGCGTGTGCGTCAGCTATCACTTCGGCCACATCGCGCTGGTGGAAGATGAACACGTCGCGCCGGCCGCAGAGAAGCCTCCCCTCGCGCCGGCTGAGTTTCGCGACCTCTTCGGTGCCCACAACGCGAACAACAGCCATATCCGCCTCCCGTCGGGAGCGGAGATCGTTGCCTACATGCAGACGGTGCGGGAACGCACGCTACTGGTGTTGGCGCTGCGCTTCCGCGCCATTCACGATGACGATGAAGCGATCGCGGCTTCAGAATTGTTCCGCGGGCTGATCAACCACGAGTACTCGCACACCAAGTACATCCGCCGCATCTGCGCCGAAATGCACCAGCCACCGGTCGAAGCGCCGGCGTCAGAGTTGGTGGTCGCGGACGAGTCGGCGGTCGCATCGCCGCAGTACCGCATCGGACATTGGTAG
- the apaG gene encoding Co2+/Mg2+ efflux protein ApaG — protein MLVFASETTTRGIRIAVQSQYVPERSSPEQQQWFFIYTVQITNVGGETAQLMSRHWIITDANGSVEEVKGPGVVGKQPLLRPGEAFEYTSACPLTTPFGTMHGTYQMVTPTGTGFDVEIAPFGLGEPHAIN, from the coding sequence CTGCTCGTGTTCGCGTCCGAAACGACAACCCGCGGGATTCGCATTGCCGTGCAGTCGCAATACGTCCCCGAGCGATCCAGTCCCGAGCAGCAACAGTGGTTCTTCATCTACACCGTGCAGATCACCAACGTGGGCGGTGAAACCGCGCAACTAATGAGTCGGCACTGGATCATCACCGACGCCAACGGCTCCGTGGAAGAAGTGAAGGGGCCCGGCGTCGTCGGCAAACAGCCGCTGCTGCGGCCAGGCGAAGCGTTCGAGTACACCTCGGCGTGTCCGCTGACGACGCCGTTCGGTACGATGCACGGGACCTACCAGATGGTCACGCCGACCGGCACCGGTTTCGATGTCGAGATCGCGCCGTTCGGCCTCGGCGAACCGCACGCGATCAACTGA